A DNA window from Hordeum vulgare subsp. vulgare chromosome 1H, MorexV3_pseudomolecules_assembly, whole genome shotgun sequence contains the following coding sequences:
- the LOC123442145 gene encoding CSC1-like protein At4g02900, producing MGSLNEIGVAAGINISSALGFLLAFAILRIQPINDRVYFPKWYLKGTRSSPRHIGAGFSKFVNADLSTYLRFLNWMPAALQMPEPELIEHAGLDAAVYVRIYLLGLKIFVPIALLAFIVLVPVNWTSGTLEHEKDLNYDEIDKLSISNLGKGSKWFWAHIGMSYVFTFWTFYVLFHEYKVITTMRLRFLANQSRRPDQFTVLVRNVPPDPDETVSEHVEHFFAVNHRDHYLSHQIVYNANALAGLVEKKKGLKNWLVYYENQHAHNPAKTPTMKTGLWGLWGRKVDAIEYYKAAIEELCKQEDEERQKVMSDPNAIMPAAFVSFKSQWGAAVCAQTQQTSNPTVWLTEWAPEPRDVYWPNLAIPFVELSVRRLIIAVALFFLTFFFMIPIAFVQSLANLDEIERLLPFLKPIIERNSLKSVIQGFLPGIALKIFLILLPMFLMTMSKLEGHISISGLDRRTASTYFMFLFVNVFLGSVITGTAFQQLDTFIHQPANKIPETVGESIPMKATFFITYVMVDGWAGIAAEVLRLKPLVMFHIKNAFLVRTEQDREQAMDPGSLDFGTTEPRIQLYFLLGLVYAVVTPILLPFIIVFFSLAYLVFRHQIINVYNQQYESGALFWPDVQTRLIAALIVSQILLLGLLSTQEAEKSTVALLPLPVLTIWFHYVCKCRFEPAYVKFPLQEAMVKDTLQRANDPTLSLREYLKDAYVHPVFQKDDMYELVAMDEEEKNPTVATKRQSRMNTPVESKFNSSVGTNEGEFSRMHPA from the exons ATGGGTTCTCTCAACGAAATCGGCGTTGCTGCGGGAATAAACATATCATCGGCATTGGGTTTTCTTCTAGCGTTTGCAATTCTGAGGATACAGCCTATTAATGATCGGGTATACTTTCCAAAATGGTACCTCAAAGGGACAAGGAGCAGCCCGAGGCACATCGGAGCTGGCTTCTCCAAATTCGTGAACGCCGACCTGTCGACGTATCTGCGGTTTCTGAATTGGATGCCTGCAGCGCTACAAATGCCAGAACCAGAGCTAATTGAGCATGCAGGACTAGATGCCGCAGTATATGTCCGCATCTACCTTCTTGG TTTAAAAATATTTGTGCCAATTGCTTTGCTGGCATTCATTGTCCTAGTACCTGTTAATTGGACCAGTGGAACTTTGGAACATGAAAAGGATCTGAATTATGATGAAATTGACAAGCTTTCGATATCGAATCttggaaaaggttcaaaatg GTTTTGGGCACACATAGGAATGTCCTATGTGTTTACCTTTTGGACATTTTACGTGTTGTTTCATGAATATAAGGTTATAACAACTATGAGATTGCGCTTTCTTGCTAATCAGAGTCGTCGGCCTGATCAATTTACG GTACTTGTGAGAAATGTACCACCGGACCCAGACGAAACAGTTAGTGAACATGTTGAGCACTTCTTTGCTGTGAATCATCGGGATCATTACCTCAGTCATCAG ATTGTATACAATGCAAACGCCCTTGCCGGTTTGGTTGAGAAGAAGAAAGGCTTGAAGAACTGGCTGGTCTACTACGAAAACCAGCATGCTCATAACCCTGCAAAGACGCCAACTATGAAG ACAGGACTGTGGGGTCTTTGGGGGCGAAAGGTGGATGCTATAGAATACTACAAGGCAGCAATTGAGGAGCTATGTAAACAG GAAGACGAGGAGAGACAAAAGGTGATGAGTGATCCTAATGCTATTATGCCGGCGGCATTTGTTTCTTTCAAAAGTCAGTGGGGGGCTGCTGTTTGTGCTCAAACACAGCAGACAAGTAATCCGACAGTGTGGCTAACCGAGTGGGCTCCGGAACCTCGTGATGTTTACTGGCCTAATCTCGCAATCCCTTTTGTTGAGCTCTCGGTTAGGAGGCTTATCATTGCCGTTGCGCTGTTCTTCCTCACTTTTTTCTTCATGATACCAATTGCATTTGTCCAATCCTTGGCAAATCTAGATGAGATTGAGCGGCTGCTTCCTTTCTTGAAACCCATAATAGAAAG AAATTCTTTGAAGTCAGTTATACAAGGTTTCTTGCCAGGGATCGCACTAAAAATCTTCCTTATACTTCTCCCGATGTTTCTAATGACCATGAGCAAGCTTGAAGGTCATATATCAATCTCTGGATTGGACAGGAGGACCGCATCAACATATTTCATGTTCCTTTTTGTCAATGTATTCTTGGGGAGTGTAATAACTGGAACAGCATTCCAACAGCTCGACACTTTTATCCATCAGCCAGCTAACAA AATCCCAGAGACTGTTGGAGAATCAATTCCCATGAAAGCAACATTTTTCATCACATATGTAATGGTTGATGGATGGGCCGGTATCGCTGCTGAAGTTCTTAGGTTGAAGCCGTTGGTCATGTTCCATATAAAGAACGCTTTCTTGGTCAGAACTGAGCAGGATCGTGAGCAGGCCATGGATCCTGGGAGCTTGGATTTTGGCACCACTGAACCACGAATACAACTCTACTTCCTGCTAGGATTAGTATATGCTGTTGTCACACCAATTCTTCTTCCTTTCATCATCGTGTTCTTCAGCCTTGCCTATCTTGTGTTCAGACACCAG ATCATTAATGTCTATAACCAGCAATACGAGAGCGGCGCACTATTCTGGCCAGATGTGCAAACACGACTTATTGCCGCATTAATAGTATCGCAAATCCTCCTACTAGGACTATTGAGCACACAGGAAGCAGAGAAGTCTACTGTCGctctccttcctcttcctgtCCTGACCATATGGTTCCACTATGTTTGCAAGTGTCGGTTTGAACCAGCGTATGTAAAGTTCCCCTTGCAG GAAGCCATGGTGAAGGACACACTGCAACGAGCAAATGACCCAACTTTGAGTTTGAGAGAATACCTGAAGGATGCATATGTCCACCCGGTCTTCCAGAAAGATGACATGTATGAGCTTgttgccatggatgaagaagagaagaatcccACCGTTGCGACGAAGCGTCAGTCACGCATGAACACACCAGTAGAAAGCAAGTTCAATTCCAGTGTTGGCACTAATGAAGGAGAGTTCAGTCGGATGCATCCTGCTTGA